The following are encoded in a window of Maridesulfovibrio ferrireducens genomic DNA:
- the dnaE gene encoding DNA polymerase III subunit alpha codes for MSEFVHLHVHTEYSLLDGAIRIKDLCQRAKDLGMPAVSITDHGTMFGAVAFYMTALDMGIKPIIGCEVYVAPGDVDDEDAHKKKDRRERFHLILLAKNQQGYKNLIKLVSLGYLEGFHYKPRVSKYLLNKYSEGLVCLSACLAGELSKSLMNEGIDAGVEMAQTYAKMFPDNFYIEVQANGLDIQEDANKLLIECANRTGLPLVATNDCHYLTQDDYEAHDLLLCIQTQTTVDAEKRMRMNTNELYFKTPEEIEQYFAHVPEAVANTQRIAEMCNLEIELGNYYFPEYDLPEGMTINTEFEKLCREGLKKKLENVPYEVDEKKYWDRLDYELGIIIEMGFPAYFLIVQDFINWAKDNRIPVGPGRGSAAGSIVAWSLRITNIDPLPYDLLFERFLNVERISMPDIDVDFCERRRLEVVKYCSEKYGWDHVAQITTFGTMKAKAVIKDVGRAMGMAFAETDKIAKLIPDDPGLLAKMLGVNKAKINVENAVKAVPELQNMVDFDPKIAKLIDIAKRLEGMSRHASTHAAGVVISDKPMTDYLPLYRGKKGEVVTQYDMKKVEKVGLIKFDFLGLRTMTVVEDCLDIIREQGKEAPDLDNLILDDPATYDIFCKGDTDGIFQVESSGMRKYLRMLKPNCFEDIIAMLALYRPGPLGSGMVDEFIKRKHGEIEVSYLYPTLEDSLSPTYGVIVYQEQVMAAAMIIANYSLGEGDLLRRAMGKKDPEEMSKQRVRFLEGARENEIPEKTANAIFDLMEEFAAYGFNKSHSAAYALISYYTAFLKAHFPVEFMAALMSTEMNNTEKTIMYINACRDMEVTVRQPDINLGKARFSVHHGDILYGMAGIKNVGEEAIDEIVIEREKNGSFSSLIDFCSRVNLRRVTKRVIEYLIRAGAMDCLDVTRAGLMAGLDKAVSYGQRKTKEKESGMLNMLDMLGGSKESDSAPTPVTFEEFNTEEWDDDEKLKLEKEALGFFLTSHPLLAYHHEMKRLGLVTIDECKQMSNGAQVRLGIIIPTYKEYVTKKGDKMAFCQMEDMTGSGELTMLPNTFAVAERFLSEDQPLLIKGKIDLRDQEDGDSDAPKQAKVLAEEVSLLANAQAGCQEAVPLPVHHKLCSEEGITELKAILGGYPGSAPVTLQLFLEEAVCSLRLGPSYMIRPNGDFWKEFNMWRKKASA; via the coding sequence GGAACCATGTTCGGAGCCGTGGCATTCTACATGACTGCGCTCGACATGGGCATTAAGCCGATCATAGGCTGTGAAGTGTATGTGGCTCCCGGCGACGTAGATGATGAGGATGCACACAAAAAGAAAGATCGCAGAGAAAGGTTTCACCTTATACTTCTGGCAAAAAATCAGCAAGGATACAAGAACCTTATCAAGCTTGTATCCCTCGGATACCTTGAAGGCTTTCACTATAAACCTCGCGTAAGTAAATACCTGCTAAACAAATATAGCGAAGGGCTTGTTTGCCTTTCGGCCTGCCTTGCCGGTGAGCTCAGTAAATCTCTAATGAATGAAGGGATAGATGCGGGCGTTGAAATGGCGCAGACATACGCCAAAATGTTCCCCGACAACTTCTACATCGAAGTTCAAGCCAACGGCCTTGATATACAGGAAGATGCTAACAAGCTGCTCATTGAATGCGCCAACCGCACAGGCTTACCTCTTGTTGCCACCAATGACTGCCATTACCTGACTCAAGACGACTATGAAGCTCATGACCTGCTGCTCTGTATTCAGACCCAGACAACTGTGGATGCTGAAAAAAGAATGCGCATGAACACCAATGAGCTTTACTTTAAAACACCTGAAGAAATTGAACAATATTTCGCGCATGTACCGGAAGCTGTAGCCAACACTCAGCGCATAGCTGAGATGTGTAACCTTGAAATTGAACTCGGCAACTACTACTTCCCGGAATATGACCTGCCCGAAGGCATGACCATCAACACCGAATTTGAGAAGCTTTGCCGCGAAGGTTTGAAAAAGAAACTGGAAAATGTTCCCTACGAAGTTGATGAAAAGAAATATTGGGACAGGCTTGATTACGAGCTGGGCATCATTATCGAGATGGGCTTTCCTGCATACTTTCTTATTGTTCAGGACTTCATCAACTGGGCCAAGGACAACAGAATTCCAGTAGGTCCGGGTCGAGGCTCGGCGGCAGGTTCTATCGTTGCATGGTCCTTGCGTATTACAAACATCGACCCGCTCCCGTATGATCTGCTCTTCGAAAGATTCCTTAACGTTGAACGTATTTCCATGCCTGATATCGACGTCGACTTTTGCGAGCGCAGAAGACTTGAGGTTGTTAAGTACTGTTCCGAAAAATACGGATGGGATCACGTAGCTCAGATCACCACCTTCGGAACCATGAAAGCCAAAGCTGTAATCAAAGATGTTGGCCGTGCGATGGGCATGGCTTTTGCCGAAACGGACAAAATCGCAAAGCTGATACCTGATGATCCGGGCCTGCTGGCAAAAATGCTCGGCGTAAATAAAGCTAAAATCAATGTTGAGAATGCAGTTAAGGCCGTCCCTGAATTGCAGAACATGGTAGATTTCGATCCGAAAATTGCCAAGCTGATAGACATTGCCAAGCGTCTGGAAGGAATGTCCCGCCATGCCTCCACTCACGCGGCTGGTGTTGTTATCTCCGACAAACCCATGACTGACTACCTTCCCCTTTACCGTGGTAAAAAGGGCGAAGTTGTTACCCAGTACGACATGAAAAAGGTCGAAAAAGTCGGCCTGATCAAGTTTGACTTTCTTGGCCTGAGAACCATGACCGTTGTTGAAGACTGTCTTGATATTATACGGGAACAGGGCAAAGAAGCTCCAGACCTCGACAACCTTATTCTGGACGACCCGGCCACTTATGATATTTTTTGTAAAGGGGATACTGACGGAATCTTTCAGGTTGAATCTTCGGGGATGCGTAAATATCTGCGCATGCTCAAACCTAACTGCTTTGAAGATATTATCGCGATGCTCGCCCTGTACCGCCCGGGTCCACTCGGTTCGGGAATGGTTGACGAGTTTATTAAACGTAAGCACGGTGAAATAGAAGTCAGCTACCTCTATCCCACCCTCGAAGACAGCTTATCCCCTACTTACGGAGTTATTGTTTATCAGGAGCAGGTTATGGCGGCAGCCATGATCATCGCCAACTATTCACTCGGAGAAGGTGACTTGCTCCGACGTGCAATGGGTAAGAAAGACCCTGAAGAAATGTCCAAACAGCGGGTTAGATTTCTCGAAGGGGCACGGGAAAATGAGATTCCGGAGAAAACAGCCAACGCGATTTTTGACCTTATGGAAGAATTCGCGGCTTACGGTTTCAATAAATCCCACTCCGCCGCTTACGCACTTATTTCATACTATACGGCCTTCCTTAAGGCGCATTTCCCTGTAGAATTCATGGCAGCTCTAATGAGTACTGAAATGAATAATACTGAAAAAACAATCATGTACATTAATGCCTGTCGCGACATGGAAGTTACTGTCCGTCAGCCGGATATCAACTTAGGTAAAGCAAGATTCTCTGTTCATCACGGCGATATTCTTTACGGCATGGCCGGAATTAAGAACGTCGGAGAAGAGGCTATCGATGAAATTGTTATCGAACGCGAAAAGAACGGATCTTTTTCCAGCCTGATTGATTTCTGCTCACGGGTAAACCTGCGCAGAGTTACGAAAAGAGTAATCGAATATCTGATCCGGGCAGGAGCTATGGACTGCCTCGACGTCACGCGTGCCGGTCTTATGGCTGGTCTTGATAAGGCTGTTTCCTACGGTCAAAGAAAAACTAAAGAGAAAGAATCCGGCATGCTCAATATGCTTGATATGCTCGGAGGTTCAAAAGAATCAGACAGCGCACCTACCCCCGTAACTTTTGAAGAATTCAATACAGAAGAATGGGATGATGACGAAAAGCTTAAACTTGAGAAAGAAGCTCTCGGGTTCTTTTTAACAAGCCACCCGCTTCTCGCCTACCACCACGAAATGAAACGGCTGGGTCTCGTCACAATTGATGAGTGCAAACAGATGTCCAACGGAGCACAGGTCAGGCTCGGCATAATCATTCCGACCTACAAAGAATATGTCACAAAAAAAGGCGACAAGATGGCCTTCTGCCAGATGGAAGACATGACCGGTTCCGGTGAACTGACCATGCTGCCCAACACTTTTGCCGTTGCCGAACGTTTTTTATCGGAGGATCAACCTCTATTGATAAAGGGTAAGATAGATCTGCGCGATCAGGAAGACGGGGACTCTGATGCACCGAAGCAGGCAAAAGTTCTGGCGGAAGAAGTTTCTCTGTTAGCCAATGCGCAAGCGGGATGTCAGGAAGCTGTCCCCCTTCCGGTTCACCACAAGCTCTGCTCCGAAGAAGGAATAACAGAACTTAAAGCCATCCTTGGCGGATATCCCGGATCAGCGCCCGTAACTCTTCAACTTTTTCTGGAAGAAGCAGTATGCTCTTTACGCCTTGGACCATCTTATATGATAAGACCCAATGGAGATTTCTGGAAAGAATTCAATATGTGGCGCAAAAAAGCTTCTGCGTAA